A part of Rhinatrema bivittatum chromosome 16, aRhiBiv1.1, whole genome shotgun sequence genomic DNA contains:
- the LOC115078770 gene encoding transient receptor potential cation channel subfamily V member 6-like, translating to MGVFFTRRPLAVASNIWNGVSGRMQRSHCADVDKINLLQQRRIRESPLLLAAKTNNVQAIKKLLNCPSTDPFERGAVGETALHVAALYDNLEVAKALLEVAPDLINEPMTFELYEGQTALHIAAVNQNLNLVKELVSRGADVSSPRATGTFFRYSPDNLIYFGEHILSFAACMGNEKIVRLLIERGADLRVRDSLGNTILHILTLQPSKTFSSRIYDLILAYDKGDGGLPLDMILNNNFLTPFKLAAMEGNTVMFQHLLQNRKHVQWRFGPLTSTLYDLTGIDSWEDDFSVLELVVSAKKREARRILDLTPVKELVSLKWQTFGRPYFYCLAALYLLYITCFTMCCIYRPLKLKEPNLNDSRDITTYVQKKTSGEAYITYEDDLRLAGELVSVIGAIAILFLELPDILRVGATRFFGQTVLGGPFHIMIISYACMVLVTLVMRLTNTDGEAVPMSLAMVLGWCYVMYFTRGFQMLGPFTIMIQKMIFGDLLRFCWLMAVVILGFAAAFYVIFQTTDHNQLGQFYNYPMSLFSTLSSSSQSIDGPANYSVDLPFMYSVLYSAFAIIAALLMLNLLIAMMGDTHWRVAHERDELWRAQVVATTVMLERKLPRCLWPRLGICGKDYGLGDRWYLRVEDRKDHAKQKIQKYVDAFLTPEFEEKTDCPCQLDSKDESEPIEILPPPLPLLSRNTSLNRSSRGWKILRHTAINHLQGKVNYAMEGEEKIYQV from the exons GATACGGGAATCGCCGCTGCTTCTGGCGGCCAAAACGAACAATGTCCAAGCCATCAAAAAACTCCTGAACTGTCCATCGACCGACCCCTTTGAGAGAG GCGCCGTGGGTGAGACAGCTCTGCATGTGGCGGCTCTGTACGATAATCTTGAGGTTGCCAAGGCTCTCCTTGAGGTGGCTCCGGATCTCATCAATGAGCCCATGACGTTTGAGCTCTATGAAG GGCAGACGGCGCTTCACATCGCAGCAGTGAATCAGAATCTAAACCTAGTGAAGGAGCTAGTGAGCAGGGGGGCGGACGTTTCCTCTCCCCGAGCCACCGGTACCTTCTTCAGATACAGTCCTGACAATCTCATTTACTTTG GCGAGCACATCCTGTCCTTCGCAGCTTGCATGGGGAATGAGAAGATAGTTCGGTTGCTCATCGAGCGTGGCGCCGACCTCAGAGTCCGGGATTctctag GGAACACCATTCTTCACATCCTGACCCTCCAGCCTAGTAAGACCTTCTCTAGCCGGATCTATGACCTCATTCTCGCTTACGACAAGGGGGACGGGGGGTTGCCACTGGATATGATCCTGAACAACAACTTTCTGACTCCTTTCAAACTGGCTGCCATGGAAGGGAACACAGTG ATGTTCCAACACTTGCTGCAGAACAGAAAACACGTACAGTGGAGATTCGGCCCCTTGACCTCCACCTTGTATGACCTCACTGGAATCGATTCTTGGGAAGATGACTTCTCGGTCCTGGAACTCGTTGTCTCTGCAAAGAAGAGAGAG GCCCGACGCATCCTGGACCTGACCCCAGTGAAGGAGCTGGTCAGTCTGAAGTGGCAGACCTTTGGCCGCCCCTACTTCTATTGCCTAGCCGCTCTCTACCTGTTGTATATCACTTGTTTCACCATGTGCTGCATCTACCGGCCCCTGAAGCTCAAAGAGCCCAATCTCAATGACTCCAGGGACATCACCAcctatgtgcaaaaaaaaacttcaggt GAAGCGTACATCACTTATGAGGATGACCTCCGACTGGCAGGGGAGCTGGTGAGCGTGATTGGGGCCATTGCTATCTTATTTCTGGAG CTTCCAGATATCCTGCGGGTCGGAGCCACGCGCTTCTTTGGGCAGACAGTGCTGGGGGGGCCATTCCACATTATGAT CATCTCTTACGCCTGCATGGTGCTGGTCACTCTGGTCATGCGTCTCACGAATACGGATGGGGAGGCCGTCCCGATGTCCCTGGCCATGGTGCTGGGCTGGTGCTATGTTATGTACTTTACCCGTGGATTCCAGATGCTTGGACCCTTCACCATCATGATCCAAAAG ATGATATTTGGGGACCTTCTGCGGTTCTGCTGGCTCATGGCTGTTGTGATACTCGGTTTTGCTGCAG CTTTTTACGTAATTTTCCAGACCACGGACCACAACCAGCTGGGCCAATTCTACAACTACCCCATGTCACTCTTCAGCACTTTGAGCTCTTCCTCACAGTCCATCGATGGGCCGGCCAACTATAGTGTGGACCTGCCGTTCATGTACAGCGTTCTGTACTCTGCCTTTGCCATCATCGCTGCACTCCTCATGCTTAACTTACTCATCGCTATGATGGGGGACACCCACTGGCGAGTGGCACATGAGAGAGATGAGCTCTGGAGAGCCCAG GTGGTCGCAACCACGGTCATGCTGGAGAGGAAACTCCCACGATGCCTGTGGCCTCGCTTGGGGATTTGCGGGAAGGACTATGGCTTAGGTGACAGGTGGTATCTCAG GGTAGAAGACCGTAAAGATCATGCCAAACAGAAGATCCAAAAGTATGTAGATGCCTTTCTGACCCCTGAATTTGAAGAGAAGACAGACTGCCCATGCCAACTGGATAGCAAAGACGAATCTGAGCCCATTGAGATTTTGCCACCACCGCTGCCGCTGCTTTCTCGAAACACCTCCTTGAACAGGTCCAGCCGGGGCTGGAAGATCTTGAGGCACACAGCCATCAACCATCTTCAAGGCAAAGTCAACTATGCCATGGAGGGTGAAGAGAAAATCTACCAAGTTTAA